The following are encoded together in the Candidatus Eisenbacteria bacterium genome:
- a CDS encoding glycine--tRNA ligase subunit beta — protein MRSCATGRRRPSSRVRRVAKTLLLEIGCEELPAGFITPALRQLESLARDGLKGARIGFASVKAVGTPRRLALLAEGVGERQEAETRELTGPAVRVAFDAAGHPTNAARGFAKSAGIPVEALERVSTAKGEYLLARVHDAGRSAREVLPELLKAWISGLTFPRTMQWNGSGRFARPVRWIVSLWDGEVVPFQCFGVESGRRSRGHRTLAPDWFEIKSADRFLATLRDRGVIADPRERREQVEALVSKASAAKQGKAMTDPELIEEVTNLIEWPDAVLGHFDESYLELPSPVVVASMRAHQRYFPVEGESGKLLPHFVAIRNGRGEGAESIRRGNETVLRARLEDARFYWQKDRKAGLEAKVQELKQIVWHEKLGSVFDRAQRLVQLAEELARQLAPEARGAVGRAAYLCKADLASDMIRSGKEFATLEGIVGAEYAAAQGEPAEVVRAIREHILPRGPTDPLPSSSEGTIVAIADRLDVIVGGFRAGLLVSGSQDPYGLRRAGNGIVRILFEKRIRLDVAALAAWLGRVYDRAGIPPGQADFSEFWVQRVASALEERGIPHDTAAAVLAVRPGDALDVWERARAIEAIRETDDFEGLMIGYRRAANILRTAPPEEIAVSGQPLAERAEAFSDKAEADLHLETKMARQAVETYLQGPEPDYPAVLRHLLGLRPAIDRFFEAVMVMAEDPVTRKRRLGILEGVRQTFIRIAEFSALPSAPGQKSV, from the coding sequence ATCCGCTCCTGCGCGACCGGCCGGCGCCGGCCGAGCTCGCGGGTGCGGCGCGTGGCTAAGACCCTCTTGCTCGAGATCGGCTGCGAGGAGCTTCCGGCCGGGTTCATTACGCCGGCGCTCCGGCAGCTCGAGTCGCTCGCGCGCGATGGGCTCAAGGGGGCGAGGATCGGATTCGCGTCCGTGAAGGCGGTCGGCACGCCCCGCCGGCTCGCCCTCCTGGCCGAGGGGGTCGGCGAGCGGCAGGAGGCGGAGACCCGCGAGCTGACCGGGCCCGCCGTCCGCGTCGCCTTCGACGCCGCGGGGCACCCCACGAACGCGGCGCGCGGCTTCGCGAAGAGCGCCGGCATCCCGGTGGAAGCGCTCGAGCGGGTGTCGACGGCGAAGGGTGAGTACCTGCTCGCCCGGGTGCACGATGCCGGAAGGTCGGCGCGCGAGGTCCTGCCCGAGCTCCTCAAGGCCTGGATCTCCGGTCTCACCTTTCCAAGGACCATGCAGTGGAACGGCAGCGGCCGCTTCGCGAGGCCGGTTCGCTGGATCGTTTCGTTGTGGGACGGAGAGGTCGTCCCGTTTCAATGCTTCGGGGTCGAATCGGGTCGCCGATCGCGGGGCCACCGCACCCTCGCTCCCGATTGGTTCGAGATCAAGAGCGCGGATCGCTTCCTGGCAACGCTCCGGGATCGCGGCGTGATCGCGGACCCCCGCGAGCGTCGGGAGCAGGTCGAAGCGCTCGTCTCGAAGGCGAGCGCGGCGAAGCAAGGAAAAGCGATGACCGATCCCGAGCTGATCGAGGAGGTGACGAACCTGATCGAGTGGCCGGACGCGGTCCTGGGTCATTTCGACGAGAGCTACCTCGAGCTTCCCTCCCCGGTCGTCGTCGCGTCGATGCGGGCCCATCAGAGGTACTTCCCGGTCGAGGGAGAATCCGGGAAGCTCCTCCCCCATTTTGTCGCGATCCGGAACGGCCGGGGCGAGGGAGCCGAATCGATCCGGCGCGGCAACGAAACCGTTCTCAGGGCGCGCCTCGAGGACGCGCGGTTCTACTGGCAGAAGGACCGTAAGGCCGGGCTCGAGGCCAAGGTTCAAGAGCTGAAGCAGATCGTGTGGCACGAGAAGCTCGGCTCGGTCTTCGACCGGGCCCAGCGCTTGGTCCAGCTCGCGGAGGAGCTGGCCCGTCAGCTCGCCCCGGAAGCCAGGGGGGCCGTGGGCCGGGCCGCCTACCTCTGCAAGGCGGACCTCGCCAGCGACATGATTCGCTCGGGGAAGGAGTTTGCGACCCTGGAGGGAATCGTCGGAGCCGAGTATGCGGCCGCCCAGGGGGAGCCCGCCGAGGTTGTCCGGGCCATCCGGGAGCACATCCTGCCTCGGGGGCCCACGGACCCTCTCCCCTCCTCGAGCGAAGGCACGATTGTCGCGATCGCCGACCGTCTCGACGTGATCGTCGGGGGTTTTCGGGCCGGGCTCCTGGTCTCCGGGTCGCAGGATCCCTACGGGCTCCGTCGCGCCGGGAACGGGATCGTACGAATCCTCTTCGAAAAGCGAATCAGGCTCGATGTTGCCGCCCTGGCCGCGTGGCTCGGCAGGGTATACGACAGGGCCGGGATTCCGCCCGGCCAGGCGGATTTCAGCGAGTTCTGGGTCCAGCGGGTCGCGAGCGCCCTCGAGGAGCGGGGAATCCCGCACGACACGGCCGCCGCGGTGCTCGCGGTGCGGCCGGGAGACGCGCTCGATGTCTGGGAACGCGCGAGGGCGATCGAGGCCATCCGGGAAACGGACGATTTCGAGGGACTGATGATTGGATACCGGCGTGCGGCCAACATCCTCCGCACAGCCCCGCCGGAGGAAATCGCCGTTTCCGGGCAACCCCTCGCCGAGCGGGCGGAGGCCTTCAGCGATAAGGCAGAGGCAGACCTACACCTAGAGACCAAAATGGCACGTCAGGCCGTGGAAACCTACCTGCAAGGCCCGGAGCCGGACTACCCCGCGGTGCTCCGGCACCTGCTCGGCCTAAGGCCAGCGATCGACAGGTTCTTCGAGGCCGTGATGGTCATGGCCGAGGACCCCGTGACACGGAAACGGCGGCTCGGGATCCTAGAGGGCGTGCGCCAGACCTTCATCAGAATAGCCGAATTCTCGGCCCTTCCAAGCGCTCCAGGTCAAAAATCCGTTTGA
- a CDS encoding glycine--tRNA ligase subunit alpha has product MNPKQKIEPPASFQEMLLRLEQFWSGYGCALVQPYSSEVGAGTFNPATFFRVLGPEPWKAAYVEPSRRPKDGRYGQNPNRLQMFYQYQVVLKPSPPDVLDVYLESLRHIGIDLERHDVRLVEDDWESPTLGAWGLGWEVWLDGQEITQFTYFQQSGGYDLDPISAEITYGIERIACYLQGVDRIMDLRWSRDIRWDELFLRGEVEWSTFNFEQSNPELLFEQFEKMEREAERLLEAGLVLPGYDYVIKCSHLFNLLEARGAISVTERVGTIARVRKLARRAAGAFLKQREEMGYPLLRDRPAPAELAGAARG; this is encoded by the coding sequence ATGAATCCAAAGCAAAAGATCGAACCCCCCGCCTCGTTTCAGGAAATGCTCCTCCGGCTCGAGCAATTCTGGTCGGGCTACGGCTGCGCGCTGGTCCAGCCCTACAGCAGCGAGGTGGGCGCGGGCACGTTCAACCCGGCGACATTCTTCCGTGTGCTGGGCCCCGAGCCCTGGAAAGCGGCCTACGTCGAGCCCTCGCGGCGCCCCAAGGACGGCCGCTACGGCCAAAATCCCAACCGGCTCCAGATGTTTTACCAGTACCAGGTCGTGCTGAAGCCTTCGCCGCCGGACGTGCTCGACGTCTACCTCGAGAGCCTGCGCCATATCGGGATCGACCTCGAGCGGCACGATGTCCGGTTGGTGGAAGACGACTGGGAGTCGCCGACGCTCGGCGCGTGGGGGTTAGGGTGGGAGGTCTGGCTCGACGGCCAGGAGATAACGCAGTTCACCTACTTTCAGCAGTCGGGAGGATACGACCTGGATCCGATCTCCGCGGAAATCACCTACGGCATCGAGCGTATCGCCTGCTACCTCCAGGGCGTGGACCGGATCATGGACCTTCGCTGGTCGAGGGATATCCGTTGGGATGAGCTTTTCTTGAGAGGGGAGGTGGAGTGGTCCACCTTCAACTTTGAGCAGTCGAACCCGGAGCTCCTTTTCGAGCAGTTCGAGAAGATGGAACGGGAGGCGGAGCGGCTCCTCGAGGCCGGGCTCGTCCTCCCCGGCTACGACTACGTCATCAAATGCTCCCATCTTTTCAATCTCCTCGAGGCGCGGGGCGCCATCTCCGTCACCGAGCGGGTGGGCACGATCGCCCGGGTCCGAAAGCTCGCGCGGCGCGCGGCGGGAGCATTTCTGAAACAGCGGGAGGAAATGGGGTATCCGCTCCTGCGCGACCGGCCGGCGCCGGCCGAGCTCGCGGGTGCGGCGCGTGGCTAA
- the recO gene encoding DNA repair protein RecO codes for MAIVQSEALVLRSFRLGETSLIVSLFTREFGLLRCVAKGARGSRSRFGASLEPGVRVNAVLYRKLSRDLQLLSKTDIVEVLPALWEDPDRFAAATQVLEFLERAAYGESGDPELLDLACETLRTMSWAPTACLELIVRGFEIQACERLGYAPELAACLECRRPLEEGGLFHPIRGGLLCGACGGGEGSFRLSERARRVMVGLSAQPIAALAGWAAERYPGIEVAKAVERFLSAHLERFDGLRASRVAESLGQYRG; via the coding sequence ATGGCGATCGTCCAATCGGAAGCGCTCGTGCTGCGCTCCTTCCGGCTCGGGGAGACGAGCCTCATCGTCTCCCTCTTCACGCGCGAGTTCGGCCTCCTCCGGTGCGTGGCGAAGGGGGCGCGCGGGTCGAGGAGTCGCTTCGGCGCCTCGCTCGAGCCCGGCGTGCGGGTGAACGCGGTCCTCTACCGGAAGCTCTCCCGCGATCTCCAGCTTCTCTCGAAGACCGACATCGTCGAGGTGCTCCCCGCGCTCTGGGAGGATCCGGACCGTTTCGCCGCCGCGACTCAGGTGCTCGAGTTCCTGGAGCGCGCGGCCTACGGCGAATCGGGGGACCCGGAGCTTCTCGACCTGGCCTGCGAGACGCTGCGGACCATGAGCTGGGCCCCGACCGCCTGCCTCGAGCTGATCGTGCGCGGGTTTGAGATTCAGGCCTGCGAGCGCTTGGGGTACGCTCCCGAGCTTGCGGCATGCCTCGAGTGCCGGCGTCCCCTCGAGGAGGGGGGCCTCTTCCACCCGATTCGCGGAGGGCTCCTCTGCGGCGCGTGCGGGGGGGGCGAGGGCAGCTTCCGCCTCTCCGAACGGGCGCGGCGGGTGATGGTCGGCCTCAGCGCGCAGCCGATCGCGGCCCTCGCGGGGTGGGCCGCCGAACGCTACCCCGGGATCGAGGTGGCGAAGGCCGTGGAGCGGTTCCTCTCGGCTCATCTCGAGCGCTTCGACGGGTTGCGCGCCAGCCGGGTCGCGGAATCGCTCGGGCAATACAGGGGCTGA